The following coding sequences are from one Shewanella putrefaciens window:
- the hemB gene encoding porphobilinogen synthase yields MNIITSAFPQRRMRRMRKHDFSRRLMAENHLTVNDLIYPMFILEGTNRSEKIASMPGVERYSIDLLLKEAEELVELGIPLIALFPVTPAEKKTLMAEEAYNADALVQRAVRELKKAFPQLGIMTDVALDPFTTHGQDGIIDETGYILNDITTDILVKQALSHAEAGADIIAPSDMMDGRIGAIRQALEAAGHVNTQIMAYSAKYSSSYYGPFRDAVGSAGNLKGGNKHSYQMDPANSDEALHEVALDIQEGADMVMVKPGMPYLDIVHRVKTELAVPTFAYQVSGEYAMHMAAIQNGWLAEKAIVMESLLCFKRAGADGILTYFAKRAAQWLKEA; encoded by the coding sequence GTGAATATTATTACCAGTGCTTTTCCACAGCGCAGAATGCGCCGCATGCGTAAACATGATTTTAGTCGTCGATTGATGGCCGAAAATCATCTAACGGTCAATGACTTGATTTACCCAATGTTTATCCTTGAAGGCACTAATCGTAGTGAAAAAATTGCCTCTATGCCAGGTGTCGAACGCTACTCGATAGACTTGCTACTGAAGGAGGCTGAAGAACTGGTTGAGTTAGGTATTCCATTGATCGCACTTTTCCCTGTGACACCTGCAGAGAAAAAGACATTAATGGCAGAAGAAGCCTATAACGCAGATGCCCTAGTACAACGTGCTGTGCGCGAGCTCAAAAAAGCCTTTCCACAGCTCGGCATCATGACGGACGTGGCACTAGATCCCTTCACCACTCACGGTCAAGACGGTATCATAGACGAAACAGGTTATATCCTTAACGATATCACAACCGACATTCTCGTGAAGCAAGCGCTATCGCATGCAGAAGCTGGCGCAGATATCATTGCACCATCAGATATGATGGATGGCCGTATTGGTGCAATACGCCAAGCACTTGAAGCGGCTGGTCATGTGAACACCCAAATCATGGCTTACTCAGCAAAGTACTCATCAAGCTACTATGGACCATTCCGCGATGCTGTCGGTTCAGCAGGCAATCTAAAAGGAGGCAATAAACACAGCTACCAAATGGATCCTGCAAACAGTGATGAAGCATTGCACGAAGTCGCACTGGATATTCAGGAAGGTGCAGATATGGTCATGGTCAAACCTGGTATGCCTTATTTAGATATAGTGCATCGTGTCAAAACCGAACTTGCAGTGCCAACATTCGCTTATCAAGTCAGCGGTGAATACGCCATGCATATGGCAGCAATCCAAAACGGTTGGTTGGCAGAAAAGGCGATCGTGATGGAGTCCCTACTCTGCTTCAAGCGTGCAGGAGCCGATGGTATTCTCACATATTTCGCCAAACGCGCAGCTCAGTGGCTTAAAGAAGCCTAG
- a CDS encoding sensor domain-containing diguanylate cyclase, which translates to MAKVSRFLLFFLGLLTSVTSAAALLHIDTDTPTPLNLTPWLQVSHPSTTQLADIQNLSKQEWRNFTNKDIQKLSQHNFWLNISLNSTDESLSRILALDNPLLDKVTIYHLINQKPFNVVYMGDSLPYSERPLLSNIFLYPFKISANEEHTFYLHIETEGSAAVPLYLWSANDLAQIAESTAVEHGFQLGVLAAIGIFSLFIAVASGSFSYSYYSGYVLSMTLLVATINGFAFRFIWPEWPMLQQIMVPILLPVVMAFALMFTEKILQLKYYNRHMLLICRYSAVYILLVGLLLPFIHYGTALYIEIISVAILSLILMVLAIMQAINGHKLARLYTIGWVSMLTGACISSLLYLSVIDLNMKPQTPVMLGLTFEIIFMSLVLAIRYNDERKAKLRIQQEALKQAQKIRSAREEALKLEAETNEKLEQMVQERTLELEITLRELHEVNQKLTEQSTIDSLTGVKNRSAFDKRLLAESRISRRQETPIAVLMLDIDKFKSINDQFGHLAGDQALKIIAQTLQQSLKRPTDLVSRFGGEEFAIILPNTTADGALQVAETIRDAVTSIGLMWEGKPIPLTVSIGVSADIVASDQHSTTLLEQADKALYQAKNSGRNQVKLYSSATAEPN; encoded by the coding sequence ATGGCTAAAGTAAGTCGCTTTCTTTTATTCTTTCTTGGGCTGCTAACGTCTGTAACTTCCGCTGCGGCTTTACTCCACATCGACACAGATACACCAACACCACTGAACTTAACTCCTTGGCTACAGGTAAGTCATCCTTCAACAACGCAATTGGCAGATATCCAGAATCTGTCTAAACAAGAATGGCGTAACTTTACCAATAAAGATATTCAAAAACTTAGTCAACATAACTTTTGGCTAAACATCAGTTTGAATAGTACTGATGAAAGTCTTTCACGGATCTTAGCCCTAGATAATCCTTTGTTAGATAAAGTGACTATCTACCACCTCATTAATCAAAAACCATTCAACGTAGTTTATATGGGAGATAGTCTGCCTTACTCTGAACGGCCGTTACTCAGTAATATTTTCCTCTACCCTTTCAAAATCAGTGCTAATGAAGAACACACTTTTTATCTGCATATTGAAACGGAAGGCAGCGCAGCAGTCCCACTCTACCTCTGGTCTGCAAATGATTTGGCACAAATAGCAGAATCAACAGCCGTTGAGCATGGATTTCAATTAGGGGTGTTAGCTGCGATAGGCATTTTTAGTCTTTTTATTGCTGTCGCTTCAGGATCTTTCAGCTATAGCTACTATTCTGGTTATGTGCTTAGCATGACTTTACTCGTCGCAACGATTAACGGCTTCGCTTTCCGTTTTATTTGGCCAGAATGGCCTATGTTGCAACAAATTATGGTGCCTATACTACTACCTGTAGTCATGGCATTCGCGTTGATGTTTACCGAAAAGATTCTGCAACTCAAATACTATAATCGCCATATGCTGCTTATTTGCCGCTACAGCGCTGTATACATTTTACTCGTTGGGCTATTACTGCCATTTATCCACTATGGCACAGCCTTATACATTGAGATTATTTCAGTCGCCATTCTCAGCCTCATCCTTATGGTGCTTGCTATTATGCAAGCTATCAATGGGCATAAACTTGCCAGACTTTACACTATAGGTTGGGTCAGCATGCTAACAGGGGCCTGTATCAGTAGCCTGCTATACCTGAGCGTGATTGATTTAAATATGAAACCTCAGACACCAGTTATGCTCGGACTCACCTTTGAGATCATCTTCATGTCCCTCGTACTTGCAATCCGATATAACGATGAACGTAAGGCAAAACTGCGTATTCAGCAAGAGGCATTAAAGCAAGCCCAGAAAATTCGTAGTGCTCGAGAAGAAGCCCTGAAACTAGAAGCTGAAACGAATGAAAAGCTGGAGCAAATGGTGCAAGAGCGCACCTTAGAGCTTGAGATTACACTAAGAGAATTACACGAAGTAAATCAAAAACTCACAGAACAAAGTACTATCGATAGTCTCACTGGTGTTAAAAACCGCAGCGCTTTTGATAAACGATTGCTTGCAGAAAGCCGGATCAGTCGACGGCAAGAAACTCCTATTGCGGTATTAATGCTTGATATAGATAAGTTTAAATCAATCAACGACCAGTTTGGCCATTTAGCAGGCGACCAAGCATTAAAGATTATCGCTCAAACATTACAACAAAGCTTAAAGCGTCCAACGGATCTAGTATCACGTTTTGGTGGTGAAGAGTTTGCTATCATCCTCCCCAATACAACTGCAGACGGTGCACTTCAAGTTGCTGAAACTATAAGAGATGCAGTAACGTCAATTGGTTTAATGTGGGAAGGAAAACCCATCCCTCTCACCGTCAGTATAGGTGTGAGCGCAGATATAGTCGCCAGCGATCAACACAGTACAACCTTACTTGAACAAGCAGATAAAGCGCTCTATCAAGCAAAAAATAGTGGGCGTAATCAAGTGAAATTATATTCTTCTGCAACAGCAGAACCTAATTAG
- a CDS encoding TatD family hydrolase, translating to MPSYIDIAVNLLGSALEPEIASIIQAAASQGVSPLIVIGSDLSESAAAITLCKQYPNQLYCTAGVHPHHASTWNTDSSKLQAQLCQAPQAVAIGECGLDYNRDFSPRPIQRQAFIAQLELAVELKMPVLMHERDAHEDFIAILQEYRPQLTGALLHCFTGTHAQMETYISLDLHLGITGWVCDERRGQELAQLVPFIPQERLLIETDSPYLLPRSMRPKPKSSKNKPEHLPYIAKYIADLRGENADEFAARCYQNSLAFFNLSRDNG from the coding sequence ATGCCCTCATATATAGATATCGCTGTCAATTTACTTGGCAGCGCACTCGAGCCAGAAATAGCATCAATCATACAAGCAGCGGCGAGCCAAGGGGTTTCGCCGTTAATTGTTATTGGCAGCGATTTAAGTGAAAGTGCAGCCGCCATTACCCTTTGTAAACAATATCCGAACCAACTTTATTGCACTGCAGGTGTACATCCCCATCATGCGAGCACTTGGAATACCGATTCAAGTAAGTTACAAGCTCAGCTTTGCCAAGCACCTCAGGCCGTTGCTATTGGTGAGTGTGGTTTAGACTATAATCGTGATTTTTCACCAAGACCTATCCAGCGTCAGGCTTTTATCGCCCAACTGGAATTGGCGGTTGAGTTGAAAATGCCCGTACTGATGCACGAACGGGACGCTCATGAGGATTTTATCGCTATTCTACAAGAATATAGGCCACAGCTTACGGGTGCATTACTGCATTGCTTTACTGGAACCCATGCACAAATGGAGACCTACATTTCGCTCGATTTACACTTAGGCATTACTGGCTGGGTGTGTGACGAAAGGCGAGGCCAAGAGTTAGCACAACTCGTCCCCTTTATTCCACAAGAACGCTTACTGATAGAAACTGACAGCCCTTATCTTCTACCAAGAAGCATGCGACCTAAGCCAAAATCGAGCAAAAACAAGCCAGAACACCTCCCCTATATTGCAAAATACATTGCAGATTTGAGGGGGGAAAATGCAGATGAATTTGCTGCACGCTGCTATCAAAATAGCTTAGCGTTTTTTAATTTGAGTCGAGATAATGGCTAA
- the tatC gene encoding twin-arginine translocase subunit TatC, protein MSQQQPLISHLLELRSKLLKSIASVLLVFICSVYWANDIYHYMAIPLMQSLPLGGSMIATDVAAPFFAPFKLTLVLSFFVAVPYVLFQIWSFVAPGLYKHEKRLVMPLLFSSTVLFYLGIAFAYYIVFPVVFGFFANNAPEGVQVATDITSYLNFILKLFFAFGLSFEIPIAVVLLCWAGVTTPDDLRQKRPYIVVGAFVVGMLLTPPDVISQTMLAVPMLLLFEGGLFAARFYSKPSDESDDEEQTNS, encoded by the coding sequence ATGTCGCAACAGCAGCCACTTATCAGCCATTTGCTTGAACTTAGGTCCAAGCTGCTAAAATCCATTGCTAGCGTGTTATTGGTGTTCATTTGCAGTGTGTACTGGGCAAATGATATCTACCATTACATGGCAATACCTTTAATGCAGTCTTTACCGCTTGGTGGCAGTATGATTGCGACAGATGTCGCTGCGCCATTTTTTGCGCCTTTTAAATTGACGCTCGTTTTATCATTTTTTGTGGCTGTGCCTTATGTGTTATTTCAAATTTGGTCCTTCGTTGCACCGGGTTTATATAAACATGAAAAACGCTTAGTGATGCCACTGCTATTCAGCAGTACCGTATTGTTTTATCTCGGCATTGCCTTTGCCTATTATATTGTATTTCCTGTTGTTTTTGGATTCTTTGCTAATAATGCACCGGAAGGAGTTCAAGTTGCGACGGACATTACTAGCTACCTAAACTTCATTTTGAAGCTTTTCTTTGCCTTTGGCCTATCCTTTGAAATCCCCATCGCAGTCGTTTTACTCTGCTGGGCTGGTGTCACAACTCCTGATGACTTAAGACAAAAACGCCCCTATATTGTTGTTGGCGCCTTCGTTGTTGGTATGCTATTAACGCCACCAGATGTCATCTCGCAGACTATGCTTGCTGTACCAATGCTGCTATTGTTTGAAGGTGGTTTATTCGCCGCTCGTTTTTACAGCAAACCTAGCGACGAATCAGACGACGAAGAACAAACCAATAGCTAA
- the tatB gene encoding Sec-independent protein translocase protein TatB, whose amino-acid sequence MFDGIGFMELLLIGVLGLVVLGPERLPVAVRSVTGWIRAMKRMANSVKEELEQELKIEQLHADLKKAESKGLSNLSPELKESIEQLKQAAQSVNRPYQVQDSSSQGTAAPDNQIHSPAQVSQTNPTTPLETSQHLTSPAAHNEPSQGVDTSSNPKANG is encoded by the coding sequence ATGTTTGACGGTATCGGCTTTATGGAGCTGCTGCTGATCGGTGTTTTGGGGCTAGTCGTTCTTGGCCCCGAACGTTTACCGGTCGCGGTACGTTCGGTTACAGGTTGGATCCGCGCGATGAAACGCATGGCCAACTCAGTCAAAGAAGAGCTTGAGCAGGAGCTAAAGATTGAGCAATTACATGCCGATCTTAAAAAAGCTGAAAGCAAAGGGTTATCTAATCTTTCGCCTGAACTCAAAGAGTCCATTGAACAGTTAAAACAAGCGGCGCAATCCGTAAACCGTCCTTATCAAGTTCAAGACTCTTCATCCCAAGGGACGGCTGCACCGGATAATCAAATTCACAGTCCAGCTCAAGTGAGCCAGACCAATCCGACGACCCCATTAGAGACAAGTCAACATTTGACGTCTCCCGCCGCTCACAATGAGCCATCTCAGGGCGTGGATACCAGTTCTAACCCGAAAGCCAACGGATAA
- the tatA gene encoding Sec-independent protein translocase subunit TatA translates to MGGISIWQLLIIALIVVLLFGTKKLRSLGGDLGGAVKGFKNAMSSEEDKKALEDTEAAKTAQTTQQATEKKPESNKEQA, encoded by the coding sequence ATGGGTGGCATTAGTATTTGGCAACTTCTTATCATTGCCTTAATCGTTGTCTTATTGTTTGGAACGAAGAAATTACGCTCTTTGGGTGGTGATTTAGGTGGTGCGGTTAAAGGCTTCAAAAATGCAATGTCTTCAGAAGAAGATAAAAAGGCATTAGAAGATACCGAAGCAGCTAAAACAGCGCAAACAACTCAACAGGCGACTGAAAAGAAACCTGAGTCTAACAAAGAACAGGCGTAA
- the ubiB gene encoding ubiquinone biosynthesis regulatory protein kinase UbiB, with translation MTLTSIRRGYHVIKTLLQYGLDEVLPPKITPWYFTLARSSLFWIRNKHKSKPGGERLKLAMQELGPVYIKLGQMLSTRRDLLSDEWAIELAMLQDKVPPFDGVLARKAIEAELKASIESLFDDFDETPLASASISQVHTATLKSNGKAVVLKVLRPNVEAKILADLQLMSQTANLLEYFLGEGNRLRPAEVIEDYRVTILGELNLKLEALNAIKLRNNFLNSDALYVPYVYEEFCYPRLMVMERIYGIPVSDIAALKAQGTNFKLLAERGVELFFTQVFRDNFFHADMHPGNIFISRDHPENPYYIGLDCGIMGTLSEVDKRYLAENFLAFFNRDYHRIAQLYIESGWVSEKTDLQAFEQAIKVVCEPMFNKPLDEISFGHVLLELFRTARSFDIVVQPQLVLLEKTLLYIEGLGRQLYPQLDLWQTAKPFLEQWMAEQVGPKAMFKKVSTKLPYWSDKLPEFPELIYDNLKLGRKLLSSQQQMLDKYLKYQQQAHKSNYMLITSAVLLICGTLLFNQDATLWSPYVCLTSGVLMWFIGWRSRPKNRKF, from the coding sequence ATGACCCTTACCAGTATCCGCCGCGGTTACCACGTCATAAAAACCCTGCTTCAATACGGGTTAGATGAAGTTCTGCCGCCAAAGATAACCCCTTGGTACTTTACACTCGCCCGTAGTAGCTTATTTTGGATACGTAATAAACATAAAAGCAAACCCGGTGGTGAACGCTTAAAACTGGCAATGCAAGAGCTCGGCCCTGTTTATATTAAGCTCGGACAAATGCTCTCAACCCGGCGCGATTTATTGAGTGATGAATGGGCCATTGAGTTAGCCATGCTCCAGGACAAAGTCCCTCCCTTCGATGGTGTGCTCGCTCGCAAAGCAATTGAGGCCGAGTTAAAAGCATCGATTGAATCTTTGTTTGATGACTTTGATGAAACGCCATTGGCCTCTGCATCTATTTCCCAAGTTCATACCGCGACGCTCAAATCAAATGGTAAAGCCGTAGTATTGAAAGTGCTCCGCCCTAATGTAGAGGCTAAAATTCTGGCCGACCTACAGTTGATGTCACAAACTGCTAATCTGCTTGAATATTTTCTTGGTGAAGGTAATCGCTTACGCCCCGCTGAAGTGATTGAGGACTATCGAGTCACCATTTTAGGCGAGTTGAATTTGAAGCTAGAAGCCTTAAATGCAATAAAGTTACGCAATAACTTTCTCAACTCAGATGCACTTTATGTCCCTTATGTTTATGAAGAGTTTTGTTACCCGCGTTTAATGGTAATGGAGCGCATTTACGGCATCCCTGTCTCCGATATTGCCGCCCTAAAAGCACAAGGTACAAACTTTAAATTACTAGCAGAACGCGGGGTTGAGCTATTTTTTACCCAAGTGTTCCGCGATAATTTTTTCCATGCAGATATGCATCCGGGGAATATTTTTATCTCCCGCGACCATCCCGAGAATCCTTACTACATAGGCCTAGACTGCGGCATTATGGGCACACTCAGCGAAGTCGATAAGCGCTATCTGGCAGAAAACTTCCTCGCATTCTTTAATCGTGATTACCACCGAATCGCCCAACTTTATATTGAGTCTGGTTGGGTATCAGAAAAAACGGATCTACAGGCTTTCGAACAAGCAATCAAAGTAGTTTGTGAACCTATGTTTAACAAACCACTCGATGAAATATCCTTCGGCCACGTGCTATTAGAACTCTTTCGCACAGCACGCAGCTTCGATATCGTAGTACAACCACAACTGGTATTACTGGAAAAAACCTTACTTTATATCGAAGGTCTCGGACGCCAGCTTTACCCACAGTTGGACTTATGGCAAACCGCGAAACCCTTTTTAGAACAGTGGATGGCTGAGCAAGTGGGGCCTAAAGCGATGTTTAAAAAGGTATCCACAAAACTGCCATATTGGTCTGATAAACTACCTGAATTCCCTGAACTAATTTACGACAACCTTAAGTTAGGCAGGAAATTGCTGAGTTCTCAGCAACAAATGCTAGATAAGTATCTGAAATATCAGCAGCAAGCTCATAAAAGCAATTACATGCTTATCACTTCTGCGGTTTTATTGATCTGTGGCACGTTATTATTCAACCAAGACGCTACACTGTGGTCCCCTTACGTATGCTTAACTTCAGGCGTACTTATGTGGTTCATCGGATGGCGATCTAGGCCAAAGAATCGTAAATTTTAG
- a CDS encoding ubiquinone biosynthesis accessory factor UbiJ: MMPQEVVLLACAAIETGLKKLQAQAGGDYSRRRHLHGKVFRIQLSQLSWPIYLIFAKEIQVLSHYEGEVDVSLHADATTLYRVTEGANLTELIKQDKLKLEGDLNLLQSFSQYLRGIEFDFAEPISRYLGDAATHKLISTGHQAKDFALDVLRKTRSHLGQLAVEEYRLAPHKIELVYFRDQLDDLVSDTLALEQRIIQLRDHIKP, translated from the coding sequence ATGATGCCGCAAGAAGTTGTGCTGCTTGCCTGCGCCGCAATTGAAACGGGTCTGAAAAAGCTTCAGGCCCAAGCGGGTGGTGATTATTCGCGCCGACGCCATTTACATGGAAAAGTATTTCGCATCCAATTATCACAACTTAGCTGGCCGATTTATTTGATTTTTGCCAAAGAGATCCAAGTACTCAGCCACTACGAAGGCGAGGTCGATGTCAGTCTACATGCCGATGCAACGACACTTTACCGTGTGACGGAAGGGGCTAACTTAACCGAATTAATTAAACAGGATAAACTCAAACTAGAGGGCGACCTCAATTTATTACAAAGTTTTAGCCAATATCTACGTGGTATAGAGTTTGATTTTGCGGAGCCCATATCACGCTACTTAGGTGATGCCGCCACCCATAAACTCATCAGTACAGGCCATCAGGCAAAGGATTTTGCCCTCGATGTTTTACGCAAAACTCGCTCCCATTTAGGTCAACTTGCAGTTGAAGAGTATCGCCTCGCACCACACAAAATTGAATTAGTTTATTTTCGCGATCAACTGGATGATTTAGTCAGTGATACTCTTGCCCTTGAACAGCGAATAATCCAATTAAGAGACCACATTAAGCCATGA
- the ubiE gene encoding bifunctional demethylmenaquinone methyltransferase/2-methoxy-6-polyprenyl-1,4-benzoquinol methylase UbiE has protein sequence MSEGESKSTHFGYKTVEADKKAELVAGVFHSVAAKYDIMNDVMSFGIHRFWKRHTIEVSGARPGMKVLDLAGGTGDLTAKFSHLVGDKGEVVLADINDSMLKVGRTKLRDKGIVNNVSYVQANAEALPFPDNHFDIITIAFGLRNVTDKDAALRSMNRVLKPGGKLLVLEFSKPQHEIMRKVYDLYSFKVLPKMGELITKDADSYEYLAESIRMHPDQDTLKQMMVDAGFEQVDYTNMTDGIVALHRGYKF, from the coding sequence ATGTCTGAGGGCGAATCTAAAAGTACCCACTTTGGTTACAAAACTGTAGAGGCCGATAAAAAAGCCGAACTCGTTGCCGGCGTGTTTCATTCTGTTGCCGCTAAGTACGATATCATGAACGATGTAATGTCCTTCGGCATCCACCGTTTCTGGAAGCGTCATACCATTGAGGTTTCTGGTGCTCGCCCTGGTATGAAAGTCTTAGACTTAGCAGGCGGCACAGGCGATTTAACTGCAAAATTCTCTCACTTAGTGGGCGATAAAGGGGAAGTGGTATTAGCCGACATTAACGATTCGATGCTGAAAGTCGGCCGCACTAAGCTGCGCGATAAAGGTATAGTCAACAATGTCAGTTATGTACAAGCGAATGCAGAAGCACTGCCGTTTCCCGATAACCACTTCGACATTATTACCATCGCCTTTGGTCTACGTAACGTGACCGATAAAGATGCGGCGCTACGTTCAATGAACCGCGTGCTTAAGCCAGGTGGCAAGTTATTGGTGTTAGAGTTTTCTAAGCCTCAGCATGAAATCATGCGTAAAGTGTATGATTTATATAGCTTCAAAGTCTTACCTAAGATGGGTGAACTCATCACTAAAGATGCAGATAGCTATGAATATTTGGCGGAATCGATCCGCATGCACCCAGATCAAGATACTCTGAAGCAAATGATGGTTGATGCAGGCTTCGAACAAGTCGACTACACCAACATGACCGACGGCATTGTCGCATTGCACCGTGGTTATAAGTTCTAA